From a single Salinirussus salinus genomic region:
- a CDS encoding DUF5828 family protein translates to MEESVSGFKTRGDWMAIVEHGERITRALQEVADEEGIDLGDALDEFDEWRPKSHERIDEDVNEKTAAQASVAEGEGEKEGKGPDEDLQTAGEKLAESYENLDEPDEAVGKWGESIDYVARAADSAGRKAIRTVENAVYRNVMTQIAPYYFDNELISANLQQVRGADEYVFEVNVNDDDLKVHVSNRLADYESEVDRWHVDTEKATETAEAAEGAEAPDNGTPADADTN, encoded by the coding sequence ATGGAAGAGAGCGTCTCGGGATTCAAGACCCGCGGTGACTGGATGGCCATCGTCGAGCACGGCGAGCGCATCACGCGCGCGCTGCAGGAAGTCGCCGACGAGGAGGGGATCGACCTCGGGGACGCCCTCGACGAATTCGACGAGTGGCGTCCCAAGAGCCACGAGCGCATCGACGAGGACGTCAACGAGAAGACCGCGGCGCAGGCAAGCGTCGCCGAAGGGGAAGGCGAGAAGGAAGGGAAAGGTCCGGACGAGGACCTTCAGACCGCCGGCGAGAAGCTCGCGGAGTCCTACGAGAACCTCGACGAGCCCGACGAGGCCGTCGGCAAGTGGGGCGAGAGCATCGACTACGTGGCCCGCGCGGCCGACTCGGCGGGGCGGAAGGCCATCCGCACGGTCGAGAACGCCGTCTACCGCAACGTGATGACCCAGATCGCTCCCTACTACTTCGACAACGAACTCATCAGCGCGAACCTCCAGCAGGTCCGGGGGGCCGACGAGTACGTCTTCGAGGTCAACGTCAACGACGACGACCTGAAGGTCCACGTCTCGAACAGGCTGGCCGACTACGAGTCCGAGGTCGACCGCTGGCACGTCGACACCGAGAAGGCCACCGAGACCGCCGAGGCCGCGGAGGGCGCCGAGGCACCCGACAACGGCACGCCCGCCGACGCCGACACCAACTAG
- a CDS encoding phytoene desaturase family protein → MSLDILGSGSGDRGDVGGREVTVVGAGVGGLAAAAYLADAGADVRVLEQHDRPGGHANRFVEDGYTFDTGPSWYLMPDVFERFFGHFGRSPEDFYDLVHLDPHYRVFWKDGDRADVRPDMAHNRALFDSYEDGAGEALEAYLDEAEYTYEVGMDRFVYEDRGRLRDFVDLDVLKSARGLSLLGTMNDHVADYVDHPKLRQLLQYTLVFLGGSPYNTPALYNLLSHVDFNLGVYYPEGGMYSVVEGMVELAEDLGATVETGRPVRRVERNGAGLRTDTDAGPVAADAVISNANPAHVERELLPEGRREHGEGYWEGRTLAPSAYMLYLGVEGGVDPLAHHTLVLPTDWKSHFESIFEEPRWPEDPAYYVNVPSTTDDAVAPEGGHTVVVLVPIAPGLEDDDPARERFREQVLDDIAAHTGVDLRGRIAVEREACVSEFAARYGDPRGSALGLAHTLRQTGPFRPDHRSDALEGLYYTGAYTRPGIGVPMCLISGEHAAEAVVADR, encoded by the coding sequence ATGAGCCTGGACATACTCGGGTCCGGCAGTGGCGACCGTGGCGACGTCGGCGGCCGCGAGGTCACCGTCGTCGGCGCGGGGGTCGGCGGTCTCGCGGCGGCGGCCTACCTGGCTGACGCCGGCGCGGACGTCCGCGTCCTCGAACAGCACGACCGGCCGGGCGGGCACGCCAACCGCTTCGTCGAGGACGGGTACACCTTCGACACCGGTCCCTCCTGGTACCTGATGCCCGACGTCTTCGAGCGGTTTTTCGGTCACTTCGGACGCTCGCCCGAGGACTTTTACGACCTGGTCCACCTCGACCCCCACTACCGGGTGTTCTGGAAGGACGGCGACCGTGCGGACGTCCGGCCGGATATGGCCCACAACCGCGCCCTCTTCGACTCCTACGAGGACGGTGCCGGCGAGGCGCTGGAGGCCTACCTCGACGAGGCCGAGTACACCTACGAGGTGGGCATGGACCGCTTCGTCTACGAGGACCGCGGGCGGCTGCGCGATTTCGTCGACCTGGACGTGCTCAAGTCTGCCCGGGGACTCTCGCTTCTGGGAACGATGAACGACCACGTCGCGGACTACGTCGACCACCCCAAGCTACGTCAGCTACTGCAGTACACGCTGGTCTTTCTGGGCGGGTCGCCGTACAACACGCCGGCGCTGTACAACCTGCTGAGCCACGTCGACTTCAACCTCGGCGTCTACTACCCGGAGGGCGGGATGTACAGCGTCGTCGAGGGGATGGTCGAACTCGCCGAGGACCTGGGGGCGACGGTCGAAACCGGCCGGCCGGTCCGCCGGGTCGAGCGTAACGGCGCGGGGCTGCGCACCGACACCGACGCGGGGCCGGTCGCCGCCGACGCCGTCATCAGCAACGCAAACCCCGCCCACGTCGAGCGCGAACTCCTCCCGGAGGGTCGCCGCGAGCACGGCGAGGGCTACTGGGAGGGCCGGACGCTCGCCCCCTCGGCGTACATGCTCTATCTCGGCGTCGAGGGCGGCGTCGACCCCCTCGCACACCACACGCTGGTGCTCCCCACGGACTGGAAGAGCCACTTCGAGTCCATCTTCGAGGAGCCGCGCTGGCCGGAGGACCCCGCCTACTACGTCAACGTGCCCTCGACGACCGACGACGCGGTCGCCCCCGAGGGCGGGCACACGGTGGTCGTGCTCGTGCCCATCGCCCCGGGCCTCGAGGACGACGACCCGGCCCGCGAGCGGTTCCGCGAGCAGGTCCTCGACGATATCGCCGCCCACACCGGCGTCGACCTGCGCGGCCGGATCGCGGTCGAGCGGGAGGCCTGCGTCTCCGAGTTCGCAGCGCGGTACGGCGACCCCCGCGGGAGCGCGCTGGGGCTGGCACACACCCTGCGCCAGACCGGCCCCTTCCGGCCGGACCACCGCTCGGACGCCCTGGAGGGGCTGTACTACACCGGCGCGTACACCCGGCCGGGGATCGGTGTGCCGATGTGTCTCATCAGCGGCGAACACGCCGCCGAGGCGGTCGTCGCGGACCGCTGA
- a CDS encoding inorganic phosphate transporter — protein MATPTLAVLLVAGAASLFMAWAIGAGSSGSTPFAPAVGANAISILRAGFVVGILGLLGAVLQGANVTEAVGQELVVGEPLGATAAVIGLVVAATLVAVGIFAGYPIATAFTVTGAVVGVGLASGGAPAWAKYQQIGALWVLTPVIGGGLSYGTARLLRAESVPERVAVPVLGGLVGLLLANIGFVLLGPPDEQTSVATAVAVAVDGGLAAAAGASLLVALLVAGVLAYDMRASGPAASQRHFLLALGGLVAFSAGGSQVGLALGPLVPLTGSLELPLVALLFGGGLGLLVGSWTGAPRMIKALSQDYSSLGPRRSIAALIPSFAIAQTAVFFGIPVSFNEIIVSAIIGSGYAASGAGGEVSGAKMGYTVLAWVGSLVGAFAVSYGAFLGVSAVL, from the coding sequence ATGGCAACCCCGACGCTCGCGGTCCTGCTCGTGGCCGGCGCGGCGAGTCTGTTCATGGCGTGGGCCATCGGCGCCGGCTCCTCGGGGTCGACCCCCTTCGCCCCCGCGGTCGGGGCAAACGCCATCTCGATCCTCCGGGCGGGCTTCGTCGTCGGCATCCTCGGCCTCCTGGGGGCAGTCCTCCAGGGGGCGAACGTCACCGAGGCCGTCGGTCAGGAGTTGGTGGTCGGCGAGCCGCTGGGCGCGACCGCTGCGGTCATCGGCCTGGTGGTCGCCGCGACGCTGGTCGCGGTGGGTATCTTCGCGGGCTATCCCATCGCGACGGCCTTCACCGTCACCGGAGCGGTCGTCGGCGTCGGCCTCGCGAGCGGGGGCGCGCCCGCGTGGGCGAAGTACCAGCAGATCGGCGCGCTGTGGGTACTCACCCCGGTCATCGGCGGCGGCCTCTCCTACGGGACCGCCCGGCTGCTGCGCGCGGAGTCGGTCCCCGAACGGGTCGCCGTGCCCGTCCTCGGCGGGCTGGTGGGGCTCCTCCTGGCGAACATCGGCTTCGTCCTGCTGGGGCCGCCCGACGAACAGACCTCCGTCGCGACGGCCGTCGCGGTCGCCGTCGACGGCGGCCTCGCCGCCGCGGCCGGCGCCTCCTTGCTGGTCGCGCTGCTGGTCGCGGGGGTGCTGGCCTACGACATGCGGGCCAGCGGGCCGGCGGCCAGCCAGCGACACTTCCTGCTGGCGCTCGGAGGGCTGGTCGCCTTCTCCGCCGGCGGGAGCCAGGTCGGTCTCGCGCTCGGCCCGCTGGTCCCCCTGACCGGGTCGCTCGAGCTGCCGCTTGTCGCGCTGCTGTTCGGGGGTGGCCTCGGTCTCCTCGTCGGCTCCTGGACCGGTGCCCCGCGGATGATCAAGGCGCTGAGCCAGGACTACTCCTCGCTTGGACCCCGCCGGTCGATCGCCGCGCTGATCCCCTCTTTCGCGATCGCTCAGACCGCCGTCTTCTTCGGGATCCCCGTCTCGTTCAACGAGATCATCGTCTCGGCGATCATCGGCAGCGGCTACGCCGCGAGCGGGGCCGGCGGCGAGGTCTCCGGCGCGAAGATGGGCTACACCGTGCTGGCGTGGGTCGGCTCGCTGGTCGGTGCCTTCGCCGTCAGCTACGGAGCCTTCCTTGGCGTATCGGCCGTGCTGTGA
- a CDS encoding hemolysin family protein → MTVPLAFEVLGLTISDTLFAVIGGLIILVLLVLSGFFSSSEIAMFSLASHRVEALSSNGTKAGKTLAALRNDPHRLLVTILVGNNLVNIAMSAIATGLLTYYLGNGLLPVVLSTVGITSLVLLFGESAPKSYAIENTESWALTIARPLKFAENLLLPLVALFDYLTRAVNRVTGGRSAIETSYVTRQEIRDIIETGEREGVLDEEEREMLQRTLRFNNTIAKEVMTPRLDMTAVSVDNTLEEALETFVQSNHARLPVYEGSLDNIIGVVHIRDLVRELQYGEVEDVDLNDLTTPTLHVPESKNVDDLLTEMRDERLHMVIVVDEFGTTEGLVTMEDLTEEIVGEILEGGEEEPIEVLDDDTAIVKGEVNIDELNEALGVDLPEGEEFETIAGFIFNRAGRLVEEGEAIEYDGLTIRVEQVENTRIMKARITGLAAEEDEDSEDGAAEPDAEATTDD, encoded by the coding sequence ATGACCGTTCCCCTGGCCTTCGAGGTGCTGGGCCTCACCATCTCCGATACCCTCTTTGCCGTCATCGGGGGCCTCATCATCCTCGTGTTGCTCGTGCTCTCGGGGTTTTTCTCCTCCTCCGAGATCGCGATGTTCTCGCTTGCCTCCCACCGCGTCGAAGCGCTGTCCAGCAACGGGACGAAAGCGGGGAAGACGCTCGCGGCGCTGCGCAACGACCCCCACCGCCTGCTGGTGACGATCCTCGTTGGCAACAACCTCGTCAACATCGCGATGTCGGCCATCGCGACGGGGCTGTTGACCTACTACCTGGGGAACGGCCTGTTGCCGGTGGTGCTCTCGACGGTCGGGATCACGAGTCTCGTGCTCCTGTTCGGCGAGAGCGCCCCCAAGTCCTACGCCATCGAGAACACCGAGTCCTGGGCGCTGACCATCGCCCGCCCGCTGAAGTTCGCCGAGAACCTCCTGTTGCCGCTCGTGGCGCTGTTCGACTACCTCACCCGCGCGGTCAACCGTGTCACCGGCGGGCGCTCGGCGATCGAGACCTCCTATGTCACCCGCCAGGAGATCCGCGATATCATCGAGACCGGGGAACGGGAGGGCGTGCTCGACGAGGAGGAACGGGAGATGCTCCAGCGCACGCTCCGCTTCAACAACACCATCGCGAAGGAGGTGATGACTCCCCGGCTGGACATGACGGCGGTCTCGGTCGACAACACACTGGAGGAGGCCCTGGAGACGTTCGTCCAGAGCAACCACGCCCGCCTGCCGGTCTACGAGGGGAGCCTCGACAACATCATCGGCGTCGTCCACATCCGCGACCTGGTACGGGAGCTCCAGTACGGCGAGGTCGAGGACGTCGACCTGAACGACCTGACCACGCCCACGCTGCACGTCCCCGAGTCGAAAAACGTCGACGACCTGCTGACCGAGATGCGCGACGAGCGGCTCCACATGGTGATCGTCGTCGACGAGTTCGGCACCACCGAGGGGCTGGTGACGATGGAGGACCTGACCGAGGAGATCGTCGGGGAGATCCTCGAGGGCGGCGAGGAGGAGCCGATCGAGGTCCTCGACGACGACACCGCCATCGTCAAAGGCGAGGTCAACATCGACGAGCTCAACGAGGCGCTGGGGGTCGACCTCCCGGAGGGCGAGGAGTTCGAGACCATCGCGGGGTTCATCTTCAACCGCGCGGGCCGGCTGGTCGAGGAGGGCGAGGCCATCGAGTACGACGGGCTGACCATCCGCGTCGAGCAGGTCGAGAACACACGGATCATGAAAGCCCGGATCACCGGCCTGGCCGCCGAGGAGGACGAGGACAGCGAGGACGGCGCGGCCGAACCCGACGCCGAGGCGACGACGGACGACTGA
- a CDS encoding glutathione S-transferase N-terminal domain-containing protein, with product MSQPAITLYRLQACPFCERVVRKLEEYDLEYQSRFVEALHSKRNVVKRVTGSRTVPAIVDENTGVTMSESANIVEYLERTYGGAAAGADEGTAAAGGS from the coding sequence ATGAGTCAGCCAGCCATCACGCTGTACCGCCTGCAGGCCTGCCCGTTCTGTGAGCGCGTCGTCCGGAAGCTCGAGGAGTACGACCTCGAGTACCAGTCGCGGTTCGTCGAGGCGCTGCACTCGAAGCGAAACGTCGTCAAGCGGGTCACCGGGAGCCGGACCGTCCCCGCCATCGTCGACGAGAACACCGGCGTCACGATGTCCGAGTCCGCCAACATCGTCGAGTACCTCGAACGGACCTACGGCGGGGCCGCCGCGGGCGCCGACGAGGGGACGGCCGCGGCGGGGGGGTCCTGA
- a CDS encoding redoxin domain-containing protein produces MDLPFDVVDLEPTDHPTEGEEAPDFRRPLVTEEFWEDRALSELTAEGPVLLVFHPMDGAFPATYMYNELRDREVAEKVRVVGCSISTPYEHKALIEDREVDFAVFSDPKNGVAEAYDVVHDLDGMTGVSEPRPAVFVVDAERVVRYAWVAEEWPDFPDYDDLEAALDEV; encoded by the coding sequence GTGGACCTGCCCTTCGACGTCGTCGACCTGGAACCGACCGACCACCCCACCGAGGGCGAGGAGGCGCCGGACTTCCGGCGCCCGCTCGTAACCGAGGAGTTCTGGGAGGACCGCGCGCTCTCGGAGCTGACCGCCGAGGGGCCGGTCCTGCTGGTCTTTCACCCGATGGACGGGGCCTTCCCGGCTACCTACATGTACAACGAGCTTCGGGACCGGGAGGTCGCCGAGAAGGTACGGGTCGTCGGCTGCTCCATCTCCACCCCCTACGAGCACAAGGCGCTCATCGAGGACCGCGAGGTCGACTTCGCGGTCTTCTCGGACCCGAAAAACGGCGTCGCAGAGGCCTACGACGTCGTCCACGACCTCGACGGGATGACCGGTGTCTCCGAGCCCCGGCCCGCGGTCTTCGTCGTCGACGCCGAGCGGGTCGTCCGGTACGCCTGGGTCGCCGAGGAGTGGCCCGACTTCCCCGACTACGACGACCTCGAGGCCGCCCTCGACGAGGTGTGA
- a CDS encoding L-threonylcarbamoyladenylate synthase, with translation METTDPAVAAAAVADGDLVVYPTETVYGLGADALDAEAVTRVFDAKRRDRTEPVSMAVPTVEAALEYTRATAPERAFMHEFLPGPVTVVLERTAAVPDVLTGGRDRVGVRVPDCEPALALLAETGPLTATSANVSGRESARRVADLDSEIRAAVAVALDAGETPGGTPSTVVDVTAGRVHRRGAAAADVEDWLDAH, from the coding sequence ATGGAGACGACCGACCCCGCCGTCGCCGCCGCGGCGGTCGCAGACGGGGACCTGGTCGTCTACCCCACCGAGACGGTCTACGGCCTCGGGGCCGACGCGCTCGACGCCGAGGCCGTCACGCGGGTGTTCGACGCCAAGCGCCGCGACCGCACCGAGCCGGTCTCGATGGCCGTCCCGACGGTCGAGGCCGCCCTCGAATACACCCGCGCCACCGCGCCCGAGCGGGCGTTCATGCACGAGTTCCTGCCCGGTCCGGTCACTGTCGTCCTCGAGCGGACGGCGGCGGTCCCGGACGTCCTCACGGGCGGGCGCGACCGCGTCGGCGTGCGCGTCCCGGACTGTGAGCCCGCGCTCGCGTTGCTGGCCGAGACGGGGCCGCTGACCGCCACCAGCGCCAACGTCAGCGGCCGGGAGAGCGCCCGCCGGGTCGCGGACCTGGACTCCGAGATCCGGGCGGCTGTGGCGGTCGCGCTCGACGCCGGCGAGACCCCCGGCGGGACGCCCTCGACGGTCGTCGACGTGACTGCCGGCCGGGTCCACCGCCGTGGAGCCGCGGCCGCGGACGTCGAGGACTGGCTCGACGCGCACTGA